CTTTCATTATTTTCTTCCTCCTTCAAATGGACAACCTGGTTATATATTCGAATTGCTTGACTGACCAAATTAGATATCTGATCACCGATAAGTTAATTGTGATTTATTTCACTTTATAAACTGATTATATTGTGATATTTATCACATTACAAGTCTTTTCGCCTATATTCTCAGATTGTTCACAATTTTAAGCATTTTCCGTCACTGCTGCCGATTGCGACCTCGTTAGCTTTGCCATGGGCGTAAGACATTATGTTCTGCCCCCTCAGGATATACTTTCTTATAACGCGCAAAAAAAGGCTTCCCCCTAAACCAACAGGGAAAAGCCTGATCATAAACTGAGTCTACACCAAACCGTGAATCACGCCATCCTCATCCATCCATAGTGCCTCAGCAGCTGGCTTAGCCGGTAGACCTGGCATCGTAACGATATTGCCCGTAATCACTACAGCAAACCCTGCACCAAGCGAAAGGGTAATATCACGGATACCTACCGTGAAACCTTCTGGAGCGCCAAGCAATCTAGGCTGATCTGAGAAGGAATAAGGGGTCTTCGCCATACATACTTGAAGATCATTTAACCCAAGACGCTCAATCACCGCTAGGCTGCGTTTGGCCGCAGGGGAAAAGTTAACCTCCGCACCACGGTAAATTTCGCGAACAATCTTGGTGATTTTGGAAGAGATGTCGAGTTCATTCTCATACAAAGGAGCAAAACGTTCAGTGTCGCTATGATCCAGAAGTTTCTTTAATTCCGAAGCCAACTCTTGTCCGCCCGCACTACCTTCTGCCCATACCTTGGATATTGCCGCAGGAACGTTCAATCGGCGACAAGCCTCCACAACGTCATTAATCTCTTCTGGGCTATCGCCTTCAAAATGATTAATGGCAACAAGAACAGGCACCCCAAATTTGCCGAGATTCTCTACATGACGCTCCAAATTAGACAATCCAGAGCGCAGCGCCAACCGGTTCTCCGTTTGGAGCTCATTCTTAGGTACACCACCGTTATATTTCAAGGATTTCACCGTCACGACAAGCACTGCCGCTGAAGGGGTTAGACCCGCTTGCCGGCATTTGATATCCATGAATTTCTCTGCACCAAGATCCGCTCCGAAGCCTGCTTCCGTAACCACAACATCTCCCAGCTTGAGTGCATAACGAGTACCAATAACACTACTGCAGCCATGGGCGATATTCGCAAATGGACCACCGTGTACAATAACAGGAGTGCCCTCCAAGGTCTGCACCAGATTAGGCTTAACTGCTTCCTTCAGCAGCGCTGTCATCGCTTCAACTGCCCCTATTTGCTCGGCCGTTACAGGCTGTCCCTCTTGGTCATACCCAATCAAAATACGGTTCAGACGCTTTTTGAGATCACTCAGATTATCGCATAGGCATAATACAGCCATAATCTCAGAAGCTGTTGTAATCTGAAATCCACTTTCCCGCACGGCTCCATTTCCATCTCCAAGCCCTGTCACAATATTCCGCAGACTGCGATCATTCATATCCATCACGCGTTTCCAAACGATACGCTGCGGATCAAGACCCAGCTCATTACCTTGGAAGATATGATTATCAATCATCGCAGACAATAAATTATGTGCAGAAGTCACCGCATGAATATCACCCGTAAAGTGCAAATTAATCTCATCTGCCGGAATGATCTGTGACTTGCCGCCGCCCGTGGCACCGCCTTTCATGCCTAAGCATGGTCCGAGGGATGGTTCGCGCAAGGCAGCCACGGTCTTTACTCCTGCTGCGTTCAATGCCTGTGCCAGCCCAATGGTTGTTAAGGTCTTCCCTTCGCCAGCAGGGGTTGGATTCACCGCAGTGACCAATACCAGCTTGCCATCTGGTTTGTTCTTCATGTCTTCCCATAAGGACGGTGAAAGTTTACTTTTATATTTGCCGTATAGTTCCAGATGCTCTTCGCCAATTCCCGCTTGTGCTGCTACCTCTGTAATTAACTTCATGCTTGTATTGAACCCTCCTGCCGTTATTATCCTGCTGTATTCCACGCTTTATGCATATTTTGCATGGGCATTACATTCTCTTCAAAGAATACATGGTCTCTGTAAAGCGTCAAGTATAATTTATCACAACAAAATTTAAGGCGCCTATTCTATATTCCTATGTATAAAAAGAAAATCCCGTCGAGACTCGGCCAAAGACCGAGGTCGAAAGGATACTTGTAAAATAACAATTCATCAGTCCCTAGAATGATCTACAGTAAGGACTCAATCTGTTCTGACATCGTTTCTGGCGATTCCTTTGGCTCAACACGAGCTACTACATTACCGCCACGATCAATAAGAAACTTCGTGAAATTCCAGCTGATATCACTGCTGTCGCCAGTACCCGGCTGCTGCTCTTTTAAATAATTGAAAAGAGGGCTGGCATCCGGTCCATTCACATCCACTTTGGCAAACACAGGAAAGGTAACGCCATAATTAATCTGACAGAATTCTTCTGCCTCTTCACTTGTACCCGGCTCCTGACCCGCAAATTGGTTGCAGGGGAATCCTAATACTACAAGTCCCTGATCCCTATACTGCTCGTATAGCTTCTGGAGATCCCCATACTGCGGTGTAAGTCCGCATTTACTAGCCGTATTGGCAATCAGCACTACCTTACCTTCATACTCTGTAAATGACACTTCTTTACCCGAAGGCGTAACGCCGGAAAAATTGTAGATCGACATCCTAATTCCCCTTCCTTCCATGTACTTAGACTACACTACGTATCTTACCCGAATTGTACCAGAATGCAACTTATCGACACTTTCTGTAAACACTAAGATAAAAAAAAGCAGTCCTATGTATTTCTTAGGACTGCTCTCTATCACTCTGTTATTTGGATACGGGTACGACATCATAATATTCTTCCAGCGTAATCCCTTTATCCGCAATATAAGTAGCTATATCCTTGCCCACATAACGGATATGCCAAGGCTCATACTTATATCCTGTAATGTCCTGCTTTCCTTCTGGAAAGCGGATGATATAACCATATTCGGTTGCATGCTGCGCTAGCCACTCCGCTTCCTTCGTTCCACCAAAACAGCTCTCCGCAGCACATTTTCCGTCACTTCCTGAGACATCGATAGCAAGCCCTGTCTGATGCTCGCTATAGCCAGGCACGGCACTGTAAGTACGAGCCAGTTCTTCTCCGTCTTTCTCAACATAACGATTGAACAGCCTTGTTTGGGTTTCCTTAGAACGGTAGGCCGAAACGCCAGCCAAGTAAATCCCGTCTTCCTCTGCGCCTGCGAACAGTTTCTCTAATGCTTCGGCAGCTTCCTTACGCATCATACGCTTCTCGATTTTCTCTTTAAATGTAAACCGCACTTCCGGGTAGACTAGATCCGTTGGCTTATAGTTGTCCGGCAGTCCATACTCCTTATTCACCATCACAGCTATGCTGTCAGGCTCTTTAAAAGAATCATCAGTGCTATTTCCCTTGCCGTTACTATCCGGTTCGGACGGATCAGAGGGATCCGTTGTATTAGATGGGTTAGCTACCACTGGGTCTGTTATGCCCTCTTCGGTGCTATTTCCATCTTCACCAGGCTCAGCTTGAAGATCATCCTGCACATTTATATTGGAACCGCTACTATCTGAAGCAGAAGGAGAAGGCGTCGTATATTTCCCAATCCCCCACCCAACAGCAATAACGACAATTAACAAGATTATTATTTTCAATTTTTTAGACATCTGCAAGATCTTCCTCCTCGAAGTCGAAACACTCTATTTATCTATTAGACAAGCTTTCCTTCAAAAATGTTACACTAAGATCCTTTTTTAGACAAATATCGCTCGGATAATTGTGCCTACAAAATAAAGTTACCATAGGGAGTTAGCTTGTCCGCTAACTTCCCTATGGTAACAAGTTTTAGTTATGAAATTCCACTCACATTATCTGGATGTGCCTCTGCCGCCACTTTTAAAGCCGCCGGAGCTACCACGTCCACCCCGTGAGGAACCCGTATTTCCGCTGTTGCGGCCGCCTTTACCAGCGCCACCCTTGGCACCGCTATAGCCGCCTTTGCTACCTTTACCACCTTTGCCGCCGCCTCTAGACGGGCCCGTACCGTAGCCGCTGCCTAAGCCGCCTCGTGGTGTGCCACCAACGTAAGCGCCGCCGTCTGCACCTCTGGCTACGTTCTCGCTGTAGCCAGTGCTTGGGCCGCCCTTCCGGTTCGCACCGCGCGAACCGGCACTGCTAGGCGCTGCTGCGTTGCCGCTAGCTGGCGCATCGCCTCTGGAGGCGAAGGCGCCATAGCCGCCGCCTACTCGTACTACGCCGGCAGCCTTGCCGCCGCCCTTAGGTGCGGCAGCGTCATAGCCGCTGCCGCCACGCTTGCCAGCCGCCGCATCGGAACGACCACCGCGGCGACCTTCTGCAGGCGCACCCCAGCCGCCTGCTTCCTTACCGCGGCCGCGGCCACCTTGCCGCGCTCCGCCTTCGCCGCGCGGAGCACCGCCGCGGCCAGAGCCGCCGGTCTTCGGTCCGCGGCCCGTGCGCGCTGCCTCAGCGCCGCCGCTTTGACGACCGCCGTGGCGTCCGCCGCCTTGTACTGCAACGAATTCGCCAACGCCGAATTCATCTTTGTCGTAACGGCGGCGATCCAGGCGCTGCGAAATGCCGTGCTCGATCAAGTCTAGTCCATCTTGCTCACGTGGAGAAGTGAACGTAATTGCAAGCCCTTTGCCTCCGGCACGGCCTGTCCGGCCGATCCGGTGAATATAGCTATCCACATCAAGTGGCATATCGTAGTTAAAGATATGAGTGATACCTTCGACATCCAACCCCCGAGCCGCTACATCTGTAGCTACAAGAAGCTGCAGCTTCGCATCA
This genomic stretch from Paenibacillus sp. FSL H7-0737 harbors:
- a CDS encoding formate--tetrahydrofolate ligase, giving the protein MKLITEVAAQAGIGEEHLELYGKYKSKLSPSLWEDMKNKPDGKLVLVTAVNPTPAGEGKTLTTIGLAQALNAAGVKTVAALREPSLGPCLGMKGGATGGGKSQIIPADEINLHFTGDIHAVTSAHNLLSAMIDNHIFQGNELGLDPQRIVWKRVMDMNDRSLRNIVTGLGDGNGAVRESGFQITTASEIMAVLCLCDNLSDLKKRLNRILIGYDQEGQPVTAEQIGAVEAMTALLKEAVKPNLVQTLEGTPVIVHGGPFANIAHGCSSVIGTRYALKLGDVVVTEAGFGADLGAEKFMDIKCRQAGLTPSAAVLVVTVKSLKYNGGVPKNELQTENRLALRSGLSNLERHVENLGKFGVPVLVAINHFEGDSPEEINDVVEACRRLNVPAAISKVWAEGSAGGQELASELKKLLDHSDTERFAPLYENELDISSKITKIVREIYRGAEVNFSPAAKRSLAVIERLGLNDLQVCMAKTPYSFSDQPRLLGAPEGFTVGIRDITLSLGAGFAVVITGNIVTMPGLPAKPAAEALWMDEDGVIHGLV
- a CDS encoding glutathione peroxidase, whose product is MSIYNFSGVTPSGKEVSFTEYEGKVVLIANTASKCGLTPQYGDLQKLYEQYRDQGLVVLGFPCNQFAGQEPGTSEEAEEFCQINYGVTFPVFAKVDVNGPDASPLFNYLKEQQPGTGDSSDISWNFTKFLIDRGGNVVARVEPKESPETMSEQIESLL
- a CDS encoding M15 family metallopeptidase — encoded protein: MSKKLKIIILLIVVIAVGWGIGKYTTPSPSASDSSGSNINVQDDLQAEPGEDGNSTEEGITDPVVANPSNTTDPSDPSEPDSNGKGNSTDDSFKEPDSIAVMVNKEYGLPDNYKPTDLVYPEVRFTFKEKIEKRMMRKEAAEALEKLFAGAEEDGIYLAGVSAYRSKETQTRLFNRYVEKDGEELARTYSAVPGYSEHQTGLAIDVSGSDGKCAAESCFGGTKEAEWLAQHATEYGYIIRFPEGKQDITGYKYEPWHIRYVGKDIATYIADKGITLEEYYDVVPVSK
- a CDS encoding DEAD/DEAH box helicase — encoded protein: MPGFKELGVSELLCTLLQGQGIVKPTPVQQEAIPPLVQGLDVIARAKTGTGKTLAFLLPIMDKIHTERAYPQALIMAPTRELALQITEEARKLARHTDIKILAVYGGQDVEKQLRKLEGGRHLIIGTPGRLLDHMRRETLDLSGVKMLVLDEADQMLHMGFLEDVETIITAVPYRRQTMLFSATMPDPIKRLAANYMKEPLDIIIKSGSPIPLDNIKQQVVEVSDRNKEEALKTLIERDRPYLAIIFCRTKRRVSKLNEALQAAGYDCDELHGDLSQGKREGVMKRFRDAKLQLLVATDVAARGLDVEGITHIFNYDMPLDVDSYIHRIGRTGRAGGKGLAITFTSPREQDGLDLIEHGISQRLDRRRYDKDEFGVGEFVAVQGGGRHGGRQSGGAEAARTGRGPKTGGSGRGGAPRGEGGARQGGRGRGKEAGGWGAPAEGRRGGRSDAAAGKRGGSGYDAAAPKGGGKAAGVVRVGGGYGAFASRGDAPASGNAAAPSSAGSRGANRKGGPSTGYSENVARGADGGAYVGGTPRGGLGSGYGTGPSRGGGKGGKGSKGGYSGAKGGAGKGGRNSGNTGSSRGGRGSSGGFKSGGRGTSR